In Gimesia sp., the following are encoded in one genomic region:
- a CDS encoding type II secretion system F family protein codes for MFTPTTITVFYALCGAIILWMLFRIIRRRRSQKPEQQPEKVVETKPQETYSPSASSSSAAPVTWEHRQLFTADNPYQNGQEEGLPPIEAGDVPSMGTDDYVFGSATPALSVMMPESEGRRAQTKKELQAAGYYQPHALQNFSAIRYIAILGTMLFFGILLLIAPERFEIPILLGLLLVPILAWAVPFLFISGQASDRRSEIEQGIPDMLDMLNMCVSQGMTVPHALKKIIGELAKVYPALAQELKIVMEQASIGTFTQALSNFSKRIDVPEVHSFAALLIQTDQMGTDVTSALQEYSDNMRESLQQRADEKANKATFKLLFPTVFCLMPAIYIFLLGPAIVELSDFFHSGGRDSLNTTTDMFQQVGTQQ; via the coding sequence ATGTTTACACCAACAACCATTACCGTTTTTTATGCACTCTGTGGTGCCATCATTCTGTGGATGCTGTTCCGCATCATCCGCAGACGGCGGAGTCAGAAACCGGAACAACAACCGGAAAAAGTGGTCGAGACGAAGCCGCAGGAGACTTATTCTCCTTCAGCCTCTTCCTCGAGCGCCGCTCCTGTAACCTGGGAACACCGTCAGTTGTTTACCGCTGACAACCCATATCAGAATGGTCAGGAAGAGGGTTTGCCTCCAATCGAAGCCGGTGATGTTCCCTCGATGGGCACCGATGATTATGTCTTCGGGTCGGCGACTCCCGCTTTATCGGTAATGATGCCGGAATCGGAAGGACGACGGGCCCAGACAAAAAAAGAACTGCAGGCGGCAGGTTACTACCAGCCTCATGCTCTGCAGAACTTTTCTGCGATTCGTTATATCGCCATTCTGGGTACCATGCTGTTCTTTGGGATCCTGCTGCTTATCGCTCCCGAGCGATTCGAAATCCCGATTTTACTCGGTCTGCTGCTCGTACCAATCCTGGCCTGGGCGGTTCCCTTCCTGTTCATCAGCGGCCAGGCTTCTGACCGTCGTAGTGAAATTGAACAGGGGATTCCCGACATGCTGGACATGCTCAACATGTGTGTTTCCCAGGGTATGACCGTACCACACGCGTTGAAGAAAATTATCGGGGAACTGGCGAAGGTGTATCCGGCGCTGGCCCAGGAACTGAAAATCGTGATGGAGCAGGCCTCTATCGGCACCTTCACTCAAGCGCTGTCTAACTTCAGTAAGCGTATCGATGTGCCGGAAGTCCACTCGTTTGCGGCCCTCTTGATCCAGACCGATCAGATGGGAACCGACGTGACTTCGGCCCTGCAGGAATACAGTGATAACATGCGTGAAAGTCTGCAACAGCGGGCGGATGAGAAAGCCAACAAGGCCACATTCAAACTGCTGTTCCCGACCGTATTCTGTCTGATGCCTGCAATTTACATCTTCCTGCTCGGTCCCGCGATTGTGGAACTGTCTGACTTCTTCCATTCCGGAGGGAGAGACAGTCTGAACACCACAACCGACATGTTCCAGCAGGTGGGAACACAACAATAA
- a CDS encoding type II secretion system F family protein translates to MATDATLNPSSSATAADFSDILRDRDRYAVPDSTQLSNRLNGGFDELIVHSGVQANPAVILFFCLLSSVLSGGLIYIIQENFLSTSIAFMAGGLAPIGYLFYQRGRRQKQINEQLSDMIDELARAAKTGRSLTHCFVNVSAKTPAPLGTELQEASRRLQMGVSMRAALDGLYERTGVASLNILSMALIVHQETGGDLVKVLERLARTIRDRMLFLGRLRTATAGSRATAVLMISLPPLILGFFVLRDPTYLTTLMASAWGRGATFTAIGLQVIGSLWVLRVLKTSQRT, encoded by the coding sequence ATGGCAACTGATGCCACACTGAACCCCAGCAGCTCTGCTACCGCAGCCGATTTCAGCGATATCCTGCGTGATCGGGACCGCTACGCAGTTCCGGATTCGACCCAGTTAAGCAACCGGCTGAACGGCGGTTTTGACGAGCTGATCGTACACTCCGGCGTACAAGCCAATCCGGCAGTGATTCTGTTTTTCTGCCTGCTGAGTTCGGTCCTGTCTGGCGGACTGATCTACATCATTCAGGAAAACTTTCTGTCGACTTCAATCGCCTTTATGGCTGGTGGACTGGCGCCGATCGGCTATCTATTTTACCAACGTGGTCGCCGTCAGAAACAGATTAACGAACAACTTTCCGACATGATTGACGAGCTGGCTCGTGCCGCAAAAACCGGACGCAGCCTGACTCACTGTTTTGTGAATGTGTCTGCAAAGACTCCCGCCCCCCTGGGAACCGAACTACAGGAAGCTTCCCGTCGACTGCAAATGGGTGTATCCATGAGAGCGGCCTTGGATGGTCTGTATGAACGGACCGGGGTTGCCAGTTTGAACATTCTCTCGATGGCCCTGATCGTCCATCAGGAAACCGGGGGAGACCTGGTGAAGGTGCTGGAGCGTCTGGCCCGTACCATCCGTGACCGTATGCTGTTCCTGGGACGTCTGCGCACCGCGACCGCCGGTAGCCGTGCGACAGCGGTTTTGATGATTTCGTTACCGCCGTTGATCCTCGGGTTCTTCGTGTTACGCGATCCTACTTACCTGACAACCCTGATGGCGTCTGCATGGGGTCGTGGGGCGACCTTTACCGCTATCGGACTGCAGGTCATTGGATCACTGTGGGTCTTGCGAGTTCTGAAAACCAGTCAACGTACCTGA
- a CDS encoding CpaF family protein encodes MVLQSETPVANSSADSRKAFQRLKTKLHRQMVDAIDFSKAGELQEADLRQKLRGLAEHLCMQQDIALDQKNRDIMVREILDEIYGFGPLEPLMSDPEVSDVLVNGADRVFVERRGLLEETDISFADDEHLLQLIHRLVGRAGRRIDEVSPMVDAKLPDGSRLNAVIPPLALKGPTLSIRRFRTQALLFDDMVQMGSLAPDMATFLEMAVKGRLNILISGGTGAGKTTLLNNLSNYITNRERIVTIEQTSELQLQQPDVVSLEARPSNIEGQGEINQRELLKNSLRMRPDRIIVGESRGGEVLEMLQAMNTGHDGSMSTVHANDTRDALDRLELMIALSGAELPNAIARRYIASAIHLLVHITRLPNGERKVMRISELIGYQNGEYMVEDLFVYRITNVDPDGTVHGNFYATGHQPLALNWLTQTNFNENTDLFHARELPLSGRQNDQQNEQES; translated from the coding sequence ATGGTTTTACAAAGTGAAACTCCTGTTGCCAATTCCTCTGCGGATTCCCGCAAAGCCTTTCAGCGTCTGAAAACCAAGCTGCATCGGCAGATGGTGGATGCGATCGACTTTTCCAAAGCGGGCGAACTGCAGGAAGCCGACTTGCGTCAGAAACTGCGCGGCCTCGCCGAGCATCTCTGTATGCAGCAGGATATCGCACTGGATCAGAAGAACCGCGATATCATGGTGCGGGAGATCCTGGATGAAATTTATGGTTTTGGTCCACTGGAACCACTGATGAGCGATCCGGAAGTCAGCGATGTGCTGGTCAACGGAGCCGATCGGGTCTTCGTGGAACGCCGGGGGCTGCTGGAAGAAACCGATATCAGTTTTGCTGATGACGAACACCTGCTGCAGTTGATCCACCGTCTGGTGGGACGGGCCGGACGTCGTATCGATGAAGTTTCGCCGATGGTCGACGCCAAGCTGCCTGACGGTTCTCGTCTGAACGCGGTAATTCCTCCCCTGGCATTGAAGGGCCCTACACTTTCCATTCGTCGTTTCCGAACCCAGGCCCTCCTGTTTGATGACATGGTTCAGATGGGCTCACTCGCTCCAGACATGGCAACCTTCCTGGAAATGGCTGTCAAAGGTCGGCTGAATATTCTGATCAGTGGTGGTACCGGTGCCGGTAAAACGACCCTCTTGAATAACCTGAGTAACTACATTACCAACCGCGAACGTATTGTGACGATTGAGCAGACATCAGAACTCCAGCTGCAGCAGCCGGACGTGGTTTCGCTTGAAGCCCGACCTTCCAACATCGAAGGTCAGGGGGAAATCAACCAGCGTGAGCTGTTGAAGAACTCTCTGCGAATGCGTCCTGACCGCATCATCGTCGGCGAATCCCGCGGCGGTGAAGTTCTGGAAATGCTGCAGGCGATGAATACCGGTCACGATGGTTCCATGAGTACCGTCCACGCGAACGATACGCGTGACGCCTTGGACCGTCTCGAGTTGATGATCGCCCTTTCCGGGGCAGAACTTCCGAACGCGATTGCCCGGCGGTACATCGCTTCCGCGATCCATCTGCTGGTACACATCACCCGTCTGCCAAACGGGGAACGTAAAGTGATGCGTATTTCGGAACTGATCGGGTATCAGAACGGCGAATACATGGTGGAGGACCTGTTTGTCTACCGCATTACCAACGTCGATCCGGATGGAACCGTGCATGGCAACTTCTATGCGACCGGTCATCAGCCTCTGGCCCTGAACTGGTTAACCCAGACCAACTTCAATGAAAATACTGATCTGTTCCATGCCCGGGAACTGCCACTGTCTGGTAGACAAAACGACCAGCAGAATGAACAGGAGAGCTAA